The Microplitis demolitor isolate Queensland-Clemson2020A chromosome 8, iyMicDemo2.1a, whole genome shotgun sequence genome has a segment encoding these proteins:
- the LOC103574242 gene encoding zinc finger BED domain-containing protein 6-like has protein sequence MSEEVHIEVEVNPSTMMVDDSDTDPDDGEEVNNTDEIVTENENCSVRSAAWMHFKLDKSNSKKAICNLCSQILSLPTGTTSPMFKHLRAKHKDEYKKCIEEKNRKRKSADDDEEEKTKKRKQSLLSVPEKQEIDQLIMEMIAIDLKPFSWVEDRGFRNLLRKLSPDYEPPCRTTFFRSLAPILYHKTKQKSIAELSREIESGLMSLSFTTDCWKSKANDSYISLTLNYLTSDFFPKNLMLNIKQLLDRLTGNNLKSHLFDMMSEWDLSNIDNVPIFFITDNARNISSAISQLEVTHFYCFAHTLQLVLKDAESKSSGVKELLSKFRKFAGHFHHSDPGRRKFEEAQSAINNSKPLQLIQMVTTRWNSDYEMLERMQRVQKPLSTVLAESRDSESI, from the exons ATGTCTGAAGAAGTCCATATAGAAGTTGAGGTTAATCCAAGTACAATGATGGTTGATGATTCTGATACTGATCCTGATGACGGCGAAGAAGTAAACAATACTGATGAGATTGTTACTGAAAACGAAAATTGTTCGGTACGCAGTGCTGCTTGGATGCATTTTAAGCTAGATAAAAGTAACAGTAAAAAAGCAATCTGCAATCTTTGTTCCCAAATCTTAAGTTTACCTACAg GAACAACTTCACCAATGTTTAAGCATCTCCGAGCGAAACATAAAGAtgagtataaaaaatgcaTCGAAGAAAAGAATCGGAAGCGCAAGAGTGCTGATGAcgatgaagaagaaaaaacgAAGAAACGAAAACAGAGTTTACTGTCTGTTCCAGAAAAACAAGAGATTGATCAGCTCATCATGGAAATGATTGCCATTGACTTAAAACCATTCTCGTGGGTTGAAGATCGAGGGTTTAGAAATCTTTTAAGAAAATTGTCTCCTGATTATGAGCCACCTTGTCGGACAACATTTTTCCGTAGTCTCGCGCCTATTCTTTATCATAAAActaaacaaaaatcaattgcgGAATTAAGTAGAGAGATAGAGTCAGGTTTAATGAGTCTTTCATTTACAACAGATTGTTGGAAATCTAAAGCGAACGATTCTTATATATCGTTAACATTGAATTATTTGACTTCtgatttttttcccaaaaatctTATGCTGAACATAAAACAGTTACTTGATCGTCTCACTGGTAATAACCTCAAAAGTCATTTATTTGATATGATGTCTGAAtgggatttatcaaatatCGATAACgttcctattttttttatcacggaTAATGCCCGGAATATATCATCTGCAATTTCTCAATTAGAAGTGACACATTTTTATTGCTTTGCACATACGCTTCAGCTAGTATTGAAGGATGCTGAGTCGAAATCCTCTGGCGTAAAAGAATTATTAtctaaa TTTCGAAAGTTTGCTGGTCACTTCCATCATTCAGATCCAGGAAGACGTAAATTTGAGGAAGCACAGAGCGCGATTAATAACTCTAAGCCTTTACAACTGATTCAAATGGTCACCACGCGATGGAATTCTGACTACGAAATGCTAGAAAGAATGCAAAGGGTACAAAAACCCTTGTCAACTGTTCTAGCTGAATCTAGAGATTCAGAATCTATATAA
- the LOC128668478 gene encoding uncharacterized protein LOC128668478: MKPLYGATQMACGVKYPTLSMVKPLLYASRKQHSDFWSFIKKPAVDIREKNLDDLQKDILQEMSHYVNFELINPHRDPLLWWREEKNKYPRSSTMARRYLAIPCTSAESERLFSIAGDIVTDKQVIKSVPILNKEQKEAYESILNSIVSDSGRLFFLDAPGGTGKTFLINLLLAKIRSEKSIAIAVASSGIADTLIDGGKTAHSTFKLPLEMNHSDNILCNISKQSYMAHVIREAKLIVWDECTMVHKNAI, translated from the exons ATGAAGCCTTTGTACGGTGCTACTCAAATGGCATGTGGCGTTAAATATCCAACACTGTCGATGGTTAAACCATTGTTATATG CTAGCAGAAAACAACATTCTGACTTTTGGAGTTTCATAAAGAAACCAGCGGTTGAtattcgagaaaaaaatttggacgATTTGCAGAAAGACATTTTGCAGGAAATGTCACATTATGTTAACTTTGAGCTTATAAATCCTCATAGAGATCCTCTTTTGTGGTGGcgagaagagaaaaataaataccctCGATCGTCAACGATGGCAAGAAGATATTTGGCTATACCCTGCACTTCTGCTGAGAGTGAGAGACTATTTTCAATAGCTGGAGATATCGTCACGGACAAAC AAGTGATAAAAAGTGTTCCGATACTGAATAAAGAACAGAAAGAAGCATATGAATCTATATTGAATAGTATCGTTTCTGATTCTGGACGATTGTTCTTCCTTGATGCTCCTGGTGGAACGGGAAAAACATTCTTGATTAATTTGTTGCTTGCGAAAATTAGAAGTGAAAAAAGTATTGCTATTGCTGTTGCTTCTTCAGGAATTGCGGATACTTTAATTGACGGAGGCAAAACAGCTCACTCGACATTTAAATTACCTCTTGAAATGAATCATTCTGATAATATTCTATGCAATATTTCTAAGCAGAGTTATATGGCTCACGTTATCAGAGAAGCAAAACTGATAGTATGGGATGAATGCACTATGGTTCACAAAAATGCTATTTAA
- the LOC128668477 gene encoding uncharacterized protein LOC128668477 encodes MGGITVVLAGDFRQTLPVVPRGTRADEVKACLKSSVLWPHVNVLSLKINMRVHIQHDLRAEEFSKLLIDIGNGQISEVDGRISIPDNLGDIVDDLTTLTDKIYPDINKIGVNCSSWLKERAILTPTNDSANSINNYLIEKLSTNQMKYKSIDTVVEVDDAVHYPVEFLHTLNPPGIPSHILNLKIGAPIMLLRNLNPPKLCINTRLQVKNLHKNIIEATILTGKHEGEVVFIPRIPLVPSDYHFNFKRLQFPVRVCYAMTINKAQEQSLKLAGVDLRHDCFSHGQFYVACSRVSSPDNLIILQPEKKTKNIVYKEVLNL; translated from the coding sequence ATGGGTGGAATAACTGTTGTTTTAGCTGGTGACTTCAGACAAACTTTACCTGTTGTACCACGAGGTACACGTGCAGATGAAGTCAAAGCCTGTCTCAAATCCTCAGTTTTATGGCCTCATGTTAACGTACtgtctttgaaaattaatatgcgCGTTCATATACAACATGATTTGAGAGCAGAAGAATTTTCGAAGTTACTCATTGATATAGGGAATGGACAAATTTCAGAAGTTGACGGACGAATAAGTATTCCGGATAACCTAGGTGATATTGTTGATGATTTAACTACATTAACTGATAAAATATACCcagatatcaataaaattggaGTTAATTGCTCTTCATGGCTAAAAGAAAGAGCTATTCTGACTCCAACGAATGATTCAGCGAATAGCATTAACAACTATCTTATAGAAAAGCTATCAACTAATCAAATGAAGTATAAATCTATTGATACAGTCGTAGAAGTTGATGATGCTGTCCATTATCCTGTCGAGTTCTTACATACACTCAATCCACCCGGAATACCATCTCATATTCTCAATCTTAAAATTGGAGCACCAATAATGTTACTGCGCAATTTGAATCCTCCAAAACTATGTATCAATACCAGACtacaagtgaaaaatttacataaaaatattattgaagctACAATTTTAACAGGTAAACATGAAGGAGAAGTCGTATTTATTCCAAGAATTCCTTTGGTTCCATCTGACTACCATTTCAACTTCAAACGTCTACAATTTCCTGTTAGGGTTTGCTATGCTATGACTATCAATAAAGCGCAGGAGCAGAGTTTAAAATTAGCTGGTGTAGATTTGAGACATGATTGTTTTTCTCATGGTCAGTTCTACGTGGCATGCTCAAGAGTCAGTTCACCGGACAACTTGATTATTCTTCAACCAGAAAAAAAGACGAAAAACATTGTTTACAAggaagttttaaatttgtaa